AGAATTCCTTTTTGGATGGGTGGAGAGAAAACTAGGGGGAAGTGAGGGGAGGGTAATTAATCAAAGAGAGTTGGTAGGATATATTGGTTGTGTCTTTGTGCAAGACTTGGTTGTGTTGTACATAATTACTGTAGAGTCAGTAGACTCGTTATATTATTGATAAGGAAAAATCTGTCATTGAACTTAAGTTGACTTTTAAAGACGCCCATTACCGAaggtaaacaaatgaaatggaaaaacagtaataaatatgactattaatgtttttgtgttatactccttgttttgctgttgcagTATGCAAGAGAGGAATTTATATGAATAATTTAAGTTTGTATCTGTATCTTTAagtatacaaataaaaataggtgtTCAGTTTAAAAGTGATTTGGTTCATCACCAGCAATCTAAAATGATTTTCTCCACAAGCACAATTGCTATTTAGCAATTAGTGCACTGTGGATATGCCTTACTGAGGTTGCGTCCTGTGTGGTTGTGCTAAATGAGGCAGACTGTTGCTTATGGTTGTAAAGGGATAATCAAAATTTTATGAATGGATAAATAGGCTACTCATTGATAACAAATTCCTATAGAGAATCTTGAAAAACATTTATTGATTTTCACTTATTTACAACAGAACGCTTTGCTTCAACACTTCAACACAAGTAAAAAATCATGTCCATTTGACAAAAGGTAAGTCAATCATGCAGGATACAACCTTGATCTGAGGCACAGCCAATGGCTCTCAATTATGCCCGCCATATCctaaattcacttgaaatactGACCACCCCCACAACTTGGTAAAACTGAGAAGTTACTTTGGTCAACTCTTTCTTCAACgtaaaatccattttattttgtttatttcagcaCATTCTTCACCGGTAAGTATTTGAGTCTGGTAATTCCTATTACACGGAACTGAATTCTCTCTCCCAGTAGTCGATAAGgcatttttctctcactttggATCTCTGTTCAGTTCACTGATACTTCGGAAGAATGAGCTCTAGTTTTGTCTGTCCCTCGTCATCAGAGGAGCTGCAGTCCATCCACAGCAACAGTGTCCATGGCCAGGCCGTTCTCCAGTGCTGTGTGGTAGATCTCCAAGGCCTGCTCCAATGGCAGtgctcctccctcactggtctCAATGATGGCTATGGTCTCCCCAAACTCATTGCACATGATGGTAGGAGTGCCCTGACCCTGGGAGGAGAAACAGAATTCAGGTTTTATGACAATTGGGTACACAGTAAGCCTAATTttgatacaatttttttttagtggaggAAAATTTCCGATGAAAATGAGCCTTAGTTGCTATACACAGAATCAGCTTGTGCAAACTGGAAATTTCATCCATTTTAGAGAAAATAaagagtgatttaaaaaaacattctgacCTGCGGAAGATCTGAGGCCTGGATCTGGATGACCTGCGGCTGCCCGTTAGCCAGCTCCACAGCAGAGGCATCCACGAGTGCCACAGCAGAGCTAGTCTCCATGGCGGCTTGGGCAGCAGCCTCCTCAtccagcctctgctgcctcGCATGGGTCTTTTTGTGGTTCCTCAGGTTGGAGAAGGTCTTAAAGGCTTTGCCGCACTGTGGACATACGTGCGGTCgttcccctgtgtgtgtgcgccggTGCTCTGCCAGGTGCATGCTCTGGATGAAACCCTTTCCACACATTTCACAGCGGAAAGGCCGTTCCCCTGAATGTGTGCGCAGGTGCTCTCGCAGGTGTGTATTCTGGCGGAAGCGCTTTCCACACTGTTGGCATGGAAAGGGGCGCTCCCCAGTGTGGACTCGCTGGTGAAGGGCAACTCCTGAGGAAGAGACGAACAGCTTGCCACATACAGGGCACTGGTGGGCTTTGGGACGCTTGCCTGAGGTGCTCCGCGGCCGTCCAGGGCCCAAGGCCAAGTGGCTCAGTCGGTGAAGTCGCAGGTTTGCATGAGAATTGAGCTTCTTCCCACAGATGGTGCAGTCAAGGCCCCCCCGTAGTAGAGTAGACGAAGCCACCGGCTCTCCCTGCCCTGTGGCAGACGTTGAGGGCTCTGGGGTGGATTCCCCACCTGGCTCCTCCTGGGTCAGGGTCTCCTTGCCCACCTCTACACCTGTGCCACCTTGCACCTGGGTTGGGTGCTGATCCAAACAGTGGCTGTCTCGCTGCCTCCTGGTCAGGAAGCCAGCCTCACAGTGGGGGCAGGGGAAGGGAGCTGGGGCCCCAGGGTGTTGGGTGTAACGGTGTGCCGCTAGCCTGGCCGGCCATCTAAAGGTAGCAGGGCAGTCAGGGCAGGGCAGTTTTGTGGCATTGGAGTGAAGCAGGCTGTGCTGGCGGAGGTTGGAGGACTGGGAGAAGGTGCGGTGGCAGACATCACAGCGGTAAGGCCGCACACCCGAGTGGATGAGGTTGTGCCGCATCAGGTTGGCTAGAGACGAGAAGGTTTTACCACAGTCTGAACACTGGAAGGGCCGCTCACCGGTGTGTGTGCGGAGATGGTTGCGCACATGGATCTGCTTCTTAAAGGACTTGCCACAGATGCCACAAATGAAGCTGCGCTCTGTAACGTGGGACTTGCGTCGATGATGGACTAGCTGCAACTGGGAGGTGAAGGTCTTAGTGCATGAACGACAAGAAAGGGGCCCTTTGTCTGACGACTCAGCTGAGGCAGACTCTGTTGGATCAGAGGAGCTACATGAGGCTCCTACACCAGCGTCACCCATGGAAGTTTGATTTGTAGCTAAGCCAGTCCCAGAGGATTCCTCCACCTGTTGGGGGTCACTATTCATCCCTGAGAATGGGGCAgccatttctctgttttgcttCTCCCCCTGCTTCTCTTCTTTACTCCCTTCAGCTTTGCTTTGGGAACTTGGCATTGGGTCCTCTCCCAATCgttccatctcttcctctgtgaGGGGGGCCAACAGGTTGACTTTTGCTTCCTCCTGATTTTGAGAcacctccctcttctccctggCTCTCTGCAGGATAGCCAGAGCGGACAGAGATGCCCTTTTGGGGGCTGAAACCTAGGCAGGACAACAGACGCATCAGGTCAAAACCTCATTCTCATTTACTATGGCCGCTCTCTAGTGATTTCGTGTAGGACGGGACAGCAATGAGCCACGATATTTTGCCAAAGCCTAGCAGACCTCTTCCATAATGCTTAGAAAAGTCCTCCCATGTTTAAGCACAATTTCACTATAATGAAATTTACCTAGCTATTGTCCACTGGCTATGCAAATTAGATTTCCAAGTCATCTAAAATAAGCTAAAACCCAGGGTGAACACAGTAACTGTTCAAATGTGGTGAGCCATGACTAACAAGTCCACCACTACCATGTTTAAAGCTAAAAACAAAGAGTCTCTTGAAGCTACTGACAAACTCTAAAAAGATATTCTGCTACCATGGCAGTTGGGGTGGACGTGCTAGATGTGTCACGGTTTAGGTGGGTCCGACGGTGGTACAGGTACTTGGTCATGTTGGTGAAAGTTTTGTTGCAGAACTGACATTTGTGCAGGGGGTCTGCAGTGTGGGACTTCCTAAAAGGCACAAGGAGAGAGACCACAGAAAGAACCGTTAGTGCAGTTATCACAAACTGCATTGTAGCATCATGAAACATCACTGACAGCCATAATGGCTTGTCAAAAGATGGTTTGTTAAAAaggttttactttgtttttcccTGCACACAAAGTATGCgggcacacacatgaacattttCCAAAGAGATTGTAGGGACCTAAATCAGAACATTTCCCGTCACATGACCTCTAACATCTAGACTCGTGCTGCCCACATGCATTTTACCTGTGCATGATGAGGGTCATCTCAGTGGTGAAGCCGTGGCCACAGTCCACACACAGGTACCTGGCCACCCCAGAGTGAgtgcgcatgtgtgtctgcaaTGATGTCGCCTTCTTGAAAACCTTGCCACACTCCGGGCATTCATGTGTGCCTTGCTCGTGCACACGCTTGTGAGCAGCCAGTCTGTTGACAGAGGTGAAGGTGCGGTTGCAGAGCTCACACTGCTGGGGCTTGGACCAGACCGCTGCTTTCTTCTCTACGACTCTAAACCGAATCTCCTCAATCTTCTCTACAgactcctccctccctcgcgCCTCCTCGAAGCCACTCATGACCCCTGCCTCACCACTCTCTTTGTCCTGGCCCAGGAAGTGCTCCCCCTGGTGCTGAAGAAAGTCCTCTGGGGTCTGGAAGAGAAGGGAGCACTCTGAGCATTCATAAGGATGGATGACCACCAtctctgtttgctgctgctgctgctgctgctgctgctgctggctgtctTCCTGAACACCTGGGGCCAGCCGTAACTCCACTCTCTGCACACCGTTCTCCAGGACCCCCAGCTTTCCTGAAGAGTCTCGCGCCAGAGCGGGCAACAGAGGGGGCAACTTGGCCCGCCGCTGGCTGGGAGTGGTGGAGCCGTCGGCCAGGGCCTTGGCGGTCAGAATCTGTAGATGCATGGTGGCTGAACCAGGGGTCGGAGAGactggaggcagcagggaggagcGTGGGGACGTGACAACTTTGGGGACACAATGGCGTTTCTTTTGTTGCTGtcgttgctgctgctgtgcgaGCACctgagaaaagagacagagcaacATGCATATACGAACCACTCCACCGTGAAATCTTCAAATCCCTTCATCCCCTTCCCAACCCCATGTTTCTGATGTTGAGGTGTTTGTAAAACCAGATACCTGTGCCAAAATCTCCCCAGCTTGCTGCTCACTCAGCACGTAGTTCTGCACACTGTTCAGAGGAGTGATGGTTCCATCAGGCTGCAGCACATACTCCTGCTGAAAAGGACAACAGAGCAGACTAATCaaatgcaaatttttcatgactCAATCAAGCCAGCTTTGTAAACTGAATGTCTGCAATTTAGCCAAGGCTCTAATTTATGCTAGTATTTGCTAACTACTGTTATAACTGCAGCAGGCCATTGTATTGGTTTATGCAACACACAgctaaatcaatcaatcagtcaattaatAAGTCAttgaaataaatgtgtttcactTTGTCACAGTCTGAATGCAGACTTCAGTACATCTGTGTAGTCTCAAAGTAATAAAAAGATGcggttttaaaaaaatcatattgtgataacttttacagatattgtgatatgactcatgattttagtaggaataatcaattttgcattaatttttatttcaataatatttcaattaatggCTCAGTCCTAGTCTGTGACTGTCACatgttaataataattcatCTAAGCCATTAttagaagatgaaaaaaatatttaagtgTCATATTCACCCAGAGGTTATATGGAAAGATCGCTTTTGATTTTTGGAGCAACATTATCTCAAACTAATGCTGctgcatttacaaaaatattGTAAGCGAGTTGTGTTGAGCACAGCAGAATGACTCAACAAAGTGGTAAATATGAGTGAGTAAATGAGACTTTCCTCTGACACCCAAGCTGCCAAGATGTGTTTTTTAGGGAGTGGAGAGCATGAAGGGTATATAAACAACTGATGGTATGGCTCATGCATTATGTTACTACATAGCACTCTATGTAAATAATTAATACTGAGCAAAACTTTTGGCTTAtacatgaattaaaaaacacaaattatatCCTAGAAGTGTAGCACAAAGTAGctcttgatttaaaaaacaacaacaactcaacaGTCACCACAAAAGTACTTTGCTACAGgggtcattttattttcaaccaAAAGCTTTTCAACACATTAAACTAACATACTAAACAATAATAAGTCTCATTTCAAAGGCCAGTGTTATCAGACAGGATTGCACACTGAtcactaaaataaaatagtcaATTACTCAAATTTATAGTTTGCTCACTGCCAACTTTCCTACTGGTTATCTGGGACAGACCTTTGAAATGTCGATGTGAAAGAGGCTATTTAATATATGTTGTGTTTATCTAATGAATACCACATAATGGCAAAAACACTggcacaaaaatattaaattcacAGGGAAACATATTTCAATGGACAACAATATTAACTACTGTGTGAAGTAGGCTACAGACCAAAATACTGCTTCCCCCAGCCAATCTGTTGGGCCACCAGTGGAGCGGTACAGGcaatcatttaattattttatcaaaaattgTGATCATGATGAAAAGTATAAAGACTGATAGTGTCCTACCTCCTGATCTTTGGCTCCGTCATTgtccctgtttttttattttatgccaTTTTCTGTATCTCCTAATTTTTTCTATGTTCTTATCctctgttttatgtattttagaaGTTGCAGCACAACAAGTTTCCCTTCGAGGGAACTAAAACTAAAGGACTTGGTGtcaatgaatgtttttaaatcaataatgaGAGATAGTGAATTGATTGAATGTCGTTGTTTTTAGCACATCAGTGTTTATATTAGTCTCCCAGAAAGCTctgttttattcctcttttgACTTGGTTGTATTGTACTATCGTGtcgttgtattgtttttattgtagtgATTTTCTCTTGTGATTTTAACTCTTTCTGTCGTGTCTCTGTCTGTAACTTTGTGTTTTCGCTGCTGAccgtcttggccaggtctctcttgaaaaagagatttttaatctcaataatataataataaaggttAATAATAACGTGTAGTGAAGTGACAATACAGACCGGGAGTGGTACTGATCAGTCTCTCTGGCAGTGTGGTTTCTCTCAGGTTTAGTCTCTTACCGTCGTCtccactgtgttgctgtgtgtgctgctcctgctgtgGGTCTGCCTGTGCTCCAGCCAGACGTCAGGTGAGTCAAACAGAGCCAGGCAGTCCAGACACTGGTACTGGACCGGCCCCGACACCTGGGCCTCCTGTCTGGCCTCCCCTGTCTCCAGAACCTCACACAGCTCTAGGGAAcagatgtacacacatacagatgggTTAGCGTTGCATTTTAATATCACAAGGACTGAACTACTAAACTACATGAAATATTGATGTTAATTGAAACAAGACTGCATTCTGTACTGTGACCTCAAACGTTCTGTTAACTgagaatttgatttattttcttttgtatgacaggggaaaaaatccaaaacagtATTAATTGAAACTATTTATTGTTATAATGACTGCAAGTTGCAGGATCAAGGTCGTATGCACAGAGCACCACTAAGTTGCGTCATGCACATTTTCATCGACAATAACCTACAATCAGtatcacaaacatacacatctACTCCCTCCACAAATTCATCCCTCACCCTGTTGCTCCACCTCCATCCCGGCCTCTCTCATGTGCATCTCCtggtgctgcagcagctcctctgggTTCACAAGGAGCGTCCCACACTCCAGGCACTGGTACTGCTGGGTCTGTCCCATCTCGGAGATGTCCTGGATGGCCACGGTCTCCCCTGCCTCTGCCTCGCCGTCTCCCTCTAGCCCGTTGTGGATCTGCTGGTGGACCAGCACATCCTCCAGGGTGTTGAAGAGCTGGTGGCACTCGCTGCACATGTACTGGTGCTCCACATAAACACCCTGTGGGTCCTCcggctgctcagccatggtTGTGATATGTGCGGTGTCTTATTCAAGTAATACGTCTGTCATTAAAGGCATGTCACATGACTGTTTTGATGTAAACTCAATGTGTttgtatgagcatgtgtgtgtttgagttcagATGTGCTGCTCTGGTGTTGTTATGTCCTTTGAAGGCTACTTCCTATCACCATCCAGAACTGCAAACCTgtagaaaatcaaaacaaatcagcaggcagtgcaacacacacactatggcTATTAAATATCTGCTCAATCTgtgacaggaaaacagcagcTTTGTGCAAGCTTTGGCACTGCAGTGGCCACCGAACAATTAAGACATGATTTCACCCTGCCAGTGTGTGACGCATATGGTTAACAGTAACGTCACTTATTCATTTTATAGCTACAACAAAATGACTCAGGAGTCTGGAGTGTTTTCACACGATCTGGGGCAATTGCACCGCAGACATCGCAAACCTAAAAAGCAAATAAAGGCCTTTGGTGTTCACTGCTCAGCGATAATTCTTTAAGAGCTAATTTGGTCTGATTTGCTTACAAATATGTGGCATATCTTTGTTTACAGCGTGTGATGGCATATGGAGAGCTGTTGGCGGCGCTCCCTCTGACAGCACAGACCTGTTTCTCGGCACCGCGGTTTCCTGACGGTGGCTCCCCGGTTCGAGGCGGTCGTCAGGCGGCGCTACCCACTTTTCCCCGAAGGTCTCCGGCTACGACGACGGGCCCTTCTTTTCCCGTACCTCTCATTTACTCTCGTTGGACAATCCCTTGTACGATCGTCACTTTTCCCTCACGCCGCGGTGTGTCTTCCTAATGGTCCATTTTCCCCAGTCGTGGCCAGAAAATGGTCAACACTGATCGCGTTCGTGAGAAATTACCTTTCAATGCGTGAAATAAAACGTTTGCCCGCCGATCGCCTCCATTCTTGTGCTGTGAAGCCCCGCCCAATGCGGTAGCTCTTCACATTTCTGAGCCTGCAATTGGAGGGATTATCTGTCAATCAAATATCGTGCTCACTTCTTGTGGTCtttgtagtttgttttttttttttcgagagTACGCTGATGATTTGTACTTTGCATATtcgatttgttgtgttttctgtcatgaTCACTGAGTtttgaaattataataaaattttGAGTTATTTTCTCATCCTTACAGGTGTGCTTGTTGTCATTGCTGGCCATTATAGAGTGTTTAAATTGTGAGAGTCCCATTAACATGTACTTGAGTTAAAAAGTTGCGTTAAAATACACTGACCTCTGTATTGTAGGTATTGTATCCATCACATAACACAGAGGGAACTGCAATGATTCATTTTCACTATACGTGTAAATATGTTTCATGCAATACTTCAAGGCAGGTCGAGTcatgggtttaaaaaaaaaaaaaaagaaaagaaaaactcctTTTCCCATGAATCATCACGAGCCTTACGTTGTTGTGCGTCAACTCCCCAGTCCCCCCACCATCACTGTcccacagaggaagaaagggggAGACGGACAACCTATACAAAACGCTGTAAGTGTAGTTTTATTCATATCACATATTAATATACATTTATCTAACCCGAGTTTTTGCCTGCCTGACTCTTTTAACTATCACCTTCCCGACCCCGGCTTTAGTTCACACAAATATGAGCGGCAGCGGGCGGCCCAGGACCAGCTCATTCGCTGAGCCTCCCGGAGCTCCCGGAGCCGCTGCAGCCGGTGCCGGATCAGCAGTCGCCGGCGGAAGCTCGGCAGGAAAAACTGGGGCTTCACAGGCCAGTGGAAGCAGCTCGACGAGCTTCGGAAATTTGAAACTATCAAGTAAGCACTGACTAGTATAGCATAAGTCTGACGAAAACGTTATTTTCAAGCTACGTGTTATAATCTTTTAAGTCAtgtttctgcttttctctgATGTCGAGGAAGCGTTAGCCAGCGTTCATCGGTCTGCTAACCTTAGCCAGGTAGCCGTTAGCCTGCTAACTAACTTAAGTTAGCCAGTCAGCTAACGATAGCAGTGTTTTTCAATAAGCAACCTCTGCCATCAAGGTTTTATTGCTCTGCTAATGCTAACACTAGCTTCGGCTACCAAGCTGTAAACGAACACATTGCCACTTTGGTTCGGAAATATTTCAAACCCTCACGATATCATCAATGTTAGCTCTTCATTAATAACGGATTATAAGTGTAGCGTTAGTGTGAGCCGGCCCTCTCACACATTCGTCGTCCAGGTGTAGGGAAAGCTAGTTAGCCTGCTAACGACAGTAATGGGCTGAGCTGAGAATGAACTGGTCTAGGCGTCGTCCTCAGTCCAGCCTGATCTTGGTGGATAGCGGTCACCAGACAAAGTTAGCGTTAGTGCAGTTTGCACTGAAGTATACCTCACTGATCTTGAATCTACAGCCTTGATTTTGAACAGTAATTGCGTGAAGTCATAAGTACCTTTGTTGCTCGCTCATTAACTAACgctagctaatattagctaatGTTAACGTTACCGTCAGCTGACGTTACCTTAGAG
The Myripristis murdjan chromosome 16, fMyrMur1.1, whole genome shotgun sequence DNA segment above includes these coding regions:
- the znf526 gene encoding zinc finger protein 585A isoform X2, producing MAEQPEDPQGVYVEHQYMCSECHQLFNTLEDVLVHQQIHNGLEGDGEAEAGETVAIQDISEMGQTQQYQCLECGTLLVNPEELLQHQEMHMREAGMEVEQQELCEVLETGEARQEAQVSGPVQYQCLDCLALFDSPDVWLEHRQTHSRSSTHSNTVETTEYVLQPDGTITPLNSVQNYVLSEQQAGEILAQVLAQQQQRQQQKKRHCVPKVVTSPRSSLLPPVSPTPGSATMHLQILTAKALADGSTTPSQRRAKLPPLLPALARDSSGKLGVLENGVQRVELRLAPGVQEDSQQQQQQQQQQQTEMVVIHPYECSECSLLFQTPEDFLQHQGEHFLGQDKESGEAGVMSGFEEARGREESVEKIEEIRFRVVEKKAAVWSKPQQCELCNRTFTSVNRLAAHKRVHEQGTHECPECGKVFKKATSLQTHMRTHSGVARYLCVDCGHGFTTEMTLIMHRKSHTADPLHKCQFCNKTFTNMTKYLYHRRTHLNRDTSSTSTPTAMVSAPKRASLSALAILQRAREKREVSQNQEEAKVNLLAPLTEEEMERLGEDPMPSSQSKAEGSKEEKQGEKQNREMAAPFSGMNSDPQQVEESSGTGLATNQTSMGDAGVGASCSSSDPTESASAESSDKGPLSCRSCTKTFTSQLQLVHHRRKSHVTERSFICGICGKSFKKQIHVRNHLRTHTGERPFQCSDCGKTFSSLANLMRHNLIHSGVRPYRCDVCHRTFSQSSNLRQHSLLHSNATKLPCPDCPATFRWPARLAAHRYTQHPGAPAPFPCPHCEAGFLTRRQRDSHCLDQHPTQVQGGTGVEVGKETLTQEEPGGESTPEPSTSATGQGEPVASSTLLRGGLDCTICGKKLNSHANLRLHRLSHLALGPGRPRSTSGKRPKAHQCPVCGKLFVSSSGVALHQRVHTGERPFPCQQCGKRFRQNTHLREHLRTHSGERPFRCEMCGKGFIQSMHLAEHRRTHTGERPHVCPQCGKAFKTFSNLRNHKKTHARQQRLDEEAAAQAAMETSSAVALVDASAVELANGQPQVIQIQASDLPQGQGTPTIMCNEFGETIAIIETSEGGALPLEQALEIYHTALENGLAMDTVAVDGLQLL
- the znf526 gene encoding zinc finger protein 585A isoform X1 yields the protein MAEQPEDPQGVYVEHQYMCSECHQLFNTLEDVLVHQQIHNGLEGDGEAEAGETVAIQDISEMGQTQQYQCLECGTLLVNPEELLQHQEMHMREAGMEVEQQELCEVLETGEARQEAQVSGPVQYQCLDCLALFDSPDVWLEHRQTHSRSSTHSNTVETTQEYVLQPDGTITPLNSVQNYVLSEQQAGEILAQVLAQQQQRQQQKKRHCVPKVVTSPRSSLLPPVSPTPGSATMHLQILTAKALADGSTTPSQRRAKLPPLLPALARDSSGKLGVLENGVQRVELRLAPGVQEDSQQQQQQQQQQQTEMVVIHPYECSECSLLFQTPEDFLQHQGEHFLGQDKESGEAGVMSGFEEARGREESVEKIEEIRFRVVEKKAAVWSKPQQCELCNRTFTSVNRLAAHKRVHEQGTHECPECGKVFKKATSLQTHMRTHSGVARYLCVDCGHGFTTEMTLIMHRKSHTADPLHKCQFCNKTFTNMTKYLYHRRTHLNRDTSSTSTPTAMVSAPKRASLSALAILQRAREKREVSQNQEEAKVNLLAPLTEEEMERLGEDPMPSSQSKAEGSKEEKQGEKQNREMAAPFSGMNSDPQQVEESSGTGLATNQTSMGDAGVGASCSSSDPTESASAESSDKGPLSCRSCTKTFTSQLQLVHHRRKSHVTERSFICGICGKSFKKQIHVRNHLRTHTGERPFQCSDCGKTFSSLANLMRHNLIHSGVRPYRCDVCHRTFSQSSNLRQHSLLHSNATKLPCPDCPATFRWPARLAAHRYTQHPGAPAPFPCPHCEAGFLTRRQRDSHCLDQHPTQVQGGTGVEVGKETLTQEEPGGESTPEPSTSATGQGEPVASSTLLRGGLDCTICGKKLNSHANLRLHRLSHLALGPGRPRSTSGKRPKAHQCPVCGKLFVSSSGVALHQRVHTGERPFPCQQCGKRFRQNTHLREHLRTHSGERPFRCEMCGKGFIQSMHLAEHRRTHTGERPHVCPQCGKAFKTFSNLRNHKKTHARQQRLDEEAAAQAAMETSSAVALVDASAVELANGQPQVIQIQASDLPQGQGTPTIMCNEFGETIAIIETSEGGALPLEQALEIYHTALENGLAMDTVAVDGLQLL